One genomic region from Xyrauchen texanus isolate HMW12.3.18 chromosome 4, RBS_HiC_50CHRs, whole genome shotgun sequence encodes:
- the LOC127641605 gene encoding transcription factor HES-2-like has translation MKMRTGSENIKIDRKLLKPQVERRRRERMNRSLENLRSLLLQGSEHNSSTHRRIEKAEILECTVLFLQNSVAVAKKPKDAGGEKLPFIDGFSTCLQKAAHFLLDKGEVRGLEGSISATLCQRLSQPCVPANIRMPVRIQNSSRIQVPRSTVQHYLQQRQKQQQNSVCTQELSSACRNNVVHPNRIPFRSAEPNALECQTHTVAQPTSHSQTVWRPWP, from the exons ATGAAAATGAGAACTGGATCTGAGAACATAAAAATTGATAGAAAG CTGTTGAAGCCTCAGGTAGAAAGACGAAGAAGAGAGAGGATGAATCGGAGTCTGGAAAACCTGAGATCTCTGCTGCTGCAAGGCTCTGAGCACAAT AGTTCTACTCACCGAAGGATAGAGAAAGCAGAGATCCTGGAATGCACTGTCCTCTTTTTGCAAAACTCTGTCGCCGTGGCCAAGAAACCAAAGGATGCAGGAGGAGAAAAACTTCCGTTTATTGACGGCTTCTCAACATGTCTTCAGAAAGCTGCCCATTTCCTGTTAGACAAAGGTGAGGTTCGAGGATTAGAAGGCTCAATATCAGCCACGCTGTGTCAACGCCTGAGCCAGCCCTGTGTGCCAGCCAACATCAGAATGCCTGTCAGAATTCAGAACTCCTCCAGAATTCAGGTTCCACGTTCAACTGTACAGCATTATCTGCAGCAACGACAGAAGCAGCAGCAGAATTCAGTTTGCACACAAGAACTTTCATCAGCTTGCAGGAACAATGTGGTTCACCCAAACAGAATTCCATTCAGAAGCGCAGAGCCTAATGCTTTGGAatgtcaaacacacacagtaGCTCAGCCAACCTCTCACAGTCAAACTGTCTGGAGACCTTGGCCTTAA